A window of Sporosarcina luteola genomic DNA:
TTCGAGCTTTTATAAGAACAATGCTCCGACCACATCGCCGAGAACAATCCTGTTTCCGTATAATTCGGAAGACGTCCGATCATTTCGACTGCACGATCGAACTCCTCATCGGTCATACCCATTTGACGATACAGTTTTTCATCTTTGACTTGCTGCGCTGTAGGTTCATGCATGGTTGTCATTCTTCTCACTCCAGTTCTTCAGAATTGATCGGAATAAAGGCAAACCGTCCGTCCCGCCGATGATTTCCTCCACTGCACGTTCAGGCAGCGGCATCATGCCGAGGACATTCCCTTGTTCATTCAATACGCCCGCGATTTTCTCTACACTGCCGTCAGGATTGCCGTCTTCATATGTGAAAACAATGCAATTCTGCTCTTTCAATTGTGTTGCAGTGTCTGCATCGACGTAATAATTGCCGTATTCATGGGCGAAAGGAAGCGTAATTTGCTGTCCTTGCTCATAAATGCTTGTGAATGTCGATGTAGTATTTTGAACAGCCAGCTTTGCGTTTCCGCTTCTGAACTTCAATCCTTTATTCCGCAAGAAAGCACCTGGTAGGATTCCTGCCTCGACAAGAATCTGGAATCCGTTCCCTACGCCAAGCACCGGCTTGCCGGAATCCGCGAATGCCTTCAGACTGTCAATCGATTTGGAGCTTTGGGCAAGTGCGCCCGGACGTAAATAATCACCGTAGGAAGCTCCTGTAGGAATGACGACAGCATCGAAATTGTTTAGGTCTGCGTCCTGATGGCTGACGATTTCCGCGCCGACGCCGACGATATCCAAGAGGGCGTGATACATGTCCACATCACAGCTGGAACCTGGGAAACTTAGAACTGCGAACCTCATTTGCCCGCGACCTCCCCGATTTCAAAGCTGTAGTCCTCGATCACTTTATTGACAAGCAGCTTATCGCACATTTCTTTGACACGCGTCTCGATTTCACTGTCCGTCCCTGCAAGCTCAAGCTCGATCAGTCTGCCGATGCGGACGCTTTCGACTTCATTGAACCCCAATGTCTGGAGTGCCTCCTGAGCTGCAATTCCTTGTGGATCAACAACACTTTCGCGTAATGTTACGTAAACGTTCACTTTTGTCATGTCAATTTCCTCCCGAATGGATTAAGTTTGTCATCGATTTAATGTGTATGTTTTTAAGCCCAAATGCCTGTCGAATCGATTTCTTCCAATATCTTCTCTAAATCTTCAGTCATGATCGTCACATGGCCCATCTTCCGTTTCTCTTTCGCCTCGGCCTTCCCATATAGATGGATTGACCAATCAGGATGATTCATGACCACTTTCTTCAAAGGTACGACATGCTCCCCGAGCACATTCACCATGACGGACGGCGCCCAGAGCCTTGGCTTGCGCAATGGCCAGCCGCACACAGCACGGATATGCTGATGGAACTGGGAGACATTACATGCCTCAATCGAGTAATGGCCTGAATTATGAGGACGCGGTGCGAGCTCATTGATGACAATTTCATCGTTCTCAAGCACGAACATTTCCACTGCCAACGTTCCGACAAGTTCCAAGTGATCCGCGATTTTCCTAGCCGCTTTCTCCGCCTTGGCGAGGACTGCCTCCGCAACCCTTG
This region includes:
- the purQ gene encoding phosphoribosylformylglycinamidine synthase subunit PurQ, with the protein product MRFAVLSFPGSSCDVDMYHALLDIVGVGAEIVSHQDADLNNFDAVVIPTGASYGDYLRPGALAQSSKSIDSLKAFADSGKPVLGVGNGFQILVEAGILPGAFLRNKGLKFRSGNAKLAVQNTTSTFTSIYEQGQQITLPFAHEYGNYYVDADTATQLKEQNCIVFTYEDGNPDGSVEKIAGVLNEQGNVLGMMPLPERAVEEIIGGTDGLPLFRSILKNWSEKNDNHA
- the purS gene encoding phosphoribosylformylglycinamidine synthase subunit PurS, whose translation is MTKVNVYVTLRESVVDPQGIAAQEALQTLGFNEVESVRIGRLIELELAGTDSEIETRVKEMCDKLLVNKVIEDYSFEIGEVAGK